One part of the Lycium ferocissimum isolate CSIRO_LF1 chromosome 8, AGI_CSIRO_Lferr_CH_V1, whole genome shotgun sequence genome encodes these proteins:
- the LOC132066450 gene encoding uncharacterized protein LOC132066450, whose protein sequence is MITCISYTCFFLDRLSFAHHDIETSYVKEKFEIDLDEHYVKDSVEDILKNRSRQWRYKLKQLFESARSEEEARKIEVPELTRENWNKLCDMWADPEHKKRCDINRANRSKLKTNHFMGSKAFVPARAELAENGVEPDRIEFYKRTHYSTEKGWSSLEAKNHYARKLKIYCPLNPVSPKAYCSRSFALADEYQPHQAVQKSKHIPPIQLYSSKLE, encoded by the exons ATGATAACTTGTATTAGTTACACTTGTTTTTTTCTTGACCGGCTCTCCTTTGCTCATCATGATATAGAAACCAGCTATGTAAAG GAGAAGTTTGAAATTGATTTGGACGAGCATTACGTGAAAGATAGTGTTGaggatattttgaaaaatagaaGCCGACAATGGCGTTACAAGTTAAAACAGCTATTTGAAAGTGCACGTTCCGAGGAAGAAGCTCGTAAAATTGAAGTGCCAGAGTTGACCCGAGAAAATTGGAATAAGCTTTGTGACATGTGGGCTGATCCAGAGCATAAG AAACGATGCGACATAAACAGGGCCAATCGAAGTAAGCTTAAAACTAATCATTTCATGGGGTCAAAAGCGTTTGTACCTGCTCGCGCTGAACTT gcTGAAAATGGAGTAGAGCCTGACAGAATCGAGTTCTACAAGCGTACTCATTACTCGACTGAAAAAGGATGGTCATCTCTAGAGGCTAAGAATCACTAtgcaagaaaattaaaaattta CTGTCCACTCAATCCAGTCTCTCCAAAGGCCTATTGTTCGCGCAGCTTTGCTCTTGCAGATGAATATCAGCCACACCAGGCTGTCCAGAAATCCAAACATATACCTCCTATACAACT